In the genome of Candidatus Omnitrophota bacterium, one region contains:
- a CDS encoding YraN family protein: protein MGREKKIVGAIGEKVAIKFLKDKGYKILETNYRTTFGELDAIANKDGLMIFIEIKTRASSSLGPPYLAVTALKIRHIIKNALYYLKLRGRVFCDWRIDVVSVKLGPDNKIESIELIENAVCDNY, encoded by the coding sequence ATGGGCCGCGAGAAGAAGATAGTCGGCGCGATCGGGGAAAAGGTCGCGATAAAGTTTTTAAAGGATAAAGGTTATAAGATCCTCGAAACCAACTATCGCACCACATTCGGAGAACTGGATGCGATAGCTAATAAAGACGGCTTAATGATCTTTATCGAAATAAAAACACGGGCTTCTTCTTCTCTCGGCCCTCCCTATCTCGCGGTTACGGCATTAAAAATTCGGCACATAATAAAGAACGCGCTCTATTACCTGAAGCTGCGCGGCCGCGTATTTTGCGACTGGCGGATCGATGTCGTATCTGTAAAATTAGGACCCGATAATAAAATCGAATCGATAGAATTAATCGAAAACGCGGTTTGCGACAACTACTAA
- a CDS encoding SpoVG family protein, which yields MIKDDLKLEVSRLHKLDGSGATKAFCDISIFGSLVINGLRVVEGKDGLFVSMPREEGKDGKWYNTVIPLNRDVKDEIEKVVLEAYGG from the coding sequence ATGATAAAAGATGACCTGAAGCTGGAGGTATCAAGGCTGCACAAGCTCGACGGCAGCGGCGCGACAAAGGCGTTTTGCGATATCTCAATATTCGGCAGCCTTGTGATAAACGGCCTGCGCGTTGTCGAGGGAAAGGACGGCCTCTTTGTAAGTATGCCCAGAGAGGAAGGCAAAGACGGAAAGTGGTACAACACCGTGATACCGTTGAACAGGGATGTAAAAGATGAGATAGAAAAGGTCGTATTGGAGGCTTACGGAGGGTAG
- a CDS encoding YifB family Mg chelatase-like AAA ATPase, whose product MIARIFSSGIAGIDAYEVTAETDIGGGLPQFNIIGLPDTAIKESRDRIKSAIRNSGFVFPSKKITVNLAPADSRKEGASFDLPIALSILAYEGVIDCSALADFVFCGEMSLDGKLKPVKGSLSIAMGLKAMGKARLGLPKANIKEAGVVKGIEVYPLETLRDTVAFINGKLKLSAYSANSECATKKTPRYKVDFNDVKGQEHAKRGLEVAAAGGHNVMLIGPPGSGKSMLAKRLPTILSDMTLEESLETSKIHSVAGLLSPNKGLIWARPFRSPHHTISDSALVGGGTNPTPGEISLAHNGVLFLDELPEFKKNVLEVLRLPIEDGSITISRVARTLTYPSKFMLVAAMNPCPCGNFTDPKRECHCTPIQIQHYLSRISGPLLDRIDIHLEVPRLKVENLTDKRRGEPSEDIRKRVDEARTLQRQRYKTDAVYFNAHLEPNELERYCVLDRESEELLKLAILELGLSARAYDKILKVARTIADLDHKDVIEAHHISEAISYRSLDRNLWG is encoded by the coding sequence ATGATAGCAAGGATATTTTCAAGCGGCATCGCCGGCATAGACGCATATGAGGTCACCGCAGAAACCGATATCGGCGGAGGTCTGCCGCAATTCAACATAATAGGCCTGCCCGACACCGCGATAAAAGAATCTCGCGACAGGATTAAATCCGCGATCAGGAATTCCGGTTTCGTATTTCCCTCCAAGAAGATAACGGTAAACCTCGCCCCTGCCGACAGCAGGAAAGAGGGCGCGTCCTTTGACCTGCCCATAGCCCTTTCTATCCTGGCTTATGAAGGCGTGATCGATTGTTCGGCGCTGGCCGACTTCGTATTCTGCGGCGAGATGTCGCTGGACGGAAAATTGAAGCCTGTTAAAGGGTCCCTCTCGATAGCGATGGGCTTAAAAGCCATGGGTAAGGCCAGGCTTGGACTGCCAAAAGCTAATATTAAAGAAGCCGGAGTGGTAAAAGGTATCGAGGTCTATCCTTTGGAGACGCTTAGAGATACCGTAGCTTTCATAAACGGTAAATTAAAACTGTCTGCCTATTCCGCGAACAGCGAATGCGCGACAAAAAAAACTCCCAGATACAAAGTGGATTTCAATGACGTAAAAGGCCAGGAACACGCGAAACGCGGCCTGGAAGTCGCTGCCGCAGGCGGCCACAATGTAATGCTGATCGGTCCCCCCGGTTCCGGAAAGAGCATGCTGGCCAAACGCCTTCCTACGATATTATCCGACATGACACTCGAGGAAAGTCTTGAGACATCTAAAATCCACAGCGTAGCAGGCTTACTGTCTCCCAACAAAGGACTGATCTGGGCCCGTCCATTCAGGTCGCCGCACCATACCATATCCGACTCGGCGCTCGTCGGCGGCGGGACGAATCCGACACCAGGAGAAATAAGTCTGGCACATAACGGCGTATTGTTCCTCGATGAGCTTCCTGAATTCAAAAAGAACGTACTGGAAGTATTAAGGCTGCCTATTGAAGACGGTTCGATAACTATATCTAGAGTCGCCAGGACCCTGACATACCCTTCGAAGTTCATGCTCGTGGCGGCAATGAACCCCTGCCCGTGCGGAAATTTTACAGACCCGAAGCGTGAGTGCCACTGCACTCCTATTCAGATACAGCACTATCTTTCGAGGATATCGGGGCCGCTTCTCGACAGGATAGATATTCACCTCGAGGTGCCGAGATTAAAGGTGGAGAACCTGACGGATAAGCGGCGCGGTGAACCGTCCGAGGATATCAGGAAACGGGTCGATGAGGCACGAACGCTACAAAGACAGCGCTACAAGACCGATGCCGTATACTTCAACGCGCACCTCGAGCCAAATGAATTGGAAAGATACTGCGTCCTCGACAGAGAGAGCGAAGAATTGCTAAAGCTAGCGATATTGGAGCTTGGTCTATCGGCCAGGGCATACGACAAGATACTCAAGGTTGCCCGAACGATCGCCGACCTGGATCATAAAGACGTGATCGAAGCCCATCACATATCAGAGGCTATCTCTTATAGAAGCCTGGACCGCAATTTATGGGGATGA